One genomic region from uncultured Cohaesibacter sp. encodes:
- a CDS encoding C4-dicarboxylate TRAP transporter substrate-binding protein: MSFSAFSKTILAGAVASLLGSAAMAADYTLSINTALATSDPLYKGLESFQASVLDASDGRIEVKLFPNSQLGPDEDVLEQARAGAPVAVIVDGGRLAVFQKELGVLGAPFLASGYEGIRKVVTSDLFEEWVKKLHDASGHQILSFNWWQGERHLLTNKEINVPADLNGIRMRTPGAPVWTGTIAAMGATPTPMPWGEVYSALSSNVIDAAEAQLPAIVGAKLDEVIKYVTKTGHINLITGMVTSAMWFDSLPADLQTILREEALKAGDIASYGTLKSFEGIEKELKEKGVEVREVDVTPFKEATAKVYDDLGYGDLRDKLRAMAAE; the protein is encoded by the coding sequence ATGTCATTTTCGGCTTTTAGCAAAACCATTCTGGCTGGCGCAGTTGCCAGCCTTCTCGGCTCCGCCGCCATGGCGGCCGACTATACCCTGAGCATCAACACTGCTCTGGCCACATCCGATCCGCTTTACAAGGGGCTTGAATCCTTTCAGGCCAGCGTTCTGGACGCATCCGACGGCCGCATCGAGGTCAAACTGTTCCCCAATTCCCAGCTCGGTCCCGATGAAGACGTGCTCGAGCAGGCCCGCGCCGGGGCTCCTGTGGCCGTGATCGTTGATGGTGGCCGCCTTGCCGTATTCCAGAAGGAACTGGGTGTGCTTGGCGCTCCATTCCTGGCGTCTGGCTATGAAGGCATCCGCAAGGTTGTCACCTCCGACCTGTTCGAAGAATGGGTCAAGAAACTGCATGACGCGTCAGGTCATCAGATCCTTTCCTTCAACTGGTGGCAGGGCGAACGCCATCTGCTGACCAATAAGGAAATCAACGTTCCCGCAGACCTCAACGGCATCCGCATGCGGACACCGGGCGCCCCTGTCTGGACCGGCACCATTGCCGCCATGGGGGCAACGCCAACCCCGATGCCATGGGGCGAGGTTTACTCTGCTCTGTCGTCCAATGTGATTGATGCCGCCGAAGCCCAGTTGCCAGCCATTGTTGGTGCAAAACTGGATGAGGTCATCAAATATGTCACCAAGACCGGCCATATCAACCTGATCACCGGCATGGTCACCTCGGCCATGTGGTTCGACAGCCTGCCAGCAGACCTGCAGACTATTCTGCGCGAAGAAGCCCTCAAGGCTGGCGATATAGCATCCTACGGCACCCTTAAATCCTTCGAAGGCATCGAAAAAGAGCTGAAGGAAAAAGGCGTCGAAGTGCGCGAAGTCGATGTCACGCCTTTCAAGGAAGCCACCGCCAAGGTCTATGACGATCTGGGTTATGGCGACCTGCGCGACAAACTGCGTGCCATGGCCGCCGAATAA
- a CDS encoding GntR family transcriptional regulator yields the protein MSLLDGLEQQEIDLRLPVAPQIHAILRQQIIRNQLKPGTRMSEAEWASSFAVSRQPVREAFIKLANDGLLDILPNRGSFVKKISRNAVMDARFVREAIESDIVRLVAESHDEAVDSELANQMEHQKRAVETDDPDAFIALDELFHQTLAEAAHKTGAWAVVQSQKAQMDRVRYLSLVEHNTAKLLEQHNAIVAAIAANDGAAAEAAMRSHLRRILKDLPQIAQEKPELFEPGGG from the coding sequence ATGTCGCTGCTTGATGGGTTGGAGCAACAGGAAATTGATCTGCGTTTGCCGGTGGCACCGCAGATCCACGCGATATTGCGCCAGCAGATCATCCGCAACCAACTGAAGCCGGGCACCCGTATGTCAGAGGCCGAATGGGCTTCTTCTTTTGCTGTTTCGCGCCAGCCGGTAAGGGAGGCCTTCATCAAGCTGGCCAATGACGGTCTGCTCGATATCCTGCCCAACAGGGGCAGCTTTGTGAAAAAGATCTCCCGCAACGCGGTGATGGATGCCCGCTTCGTGCGTGAGGCAATTGAATCGGACATCGTGCGGCTTGTGGCCGAGTCCCATGACGAGGCGGTGGACAGCGAGCTGGCAAACCAGATGGAACATCAGAAGCGAGCGGTTGAGACGGATGATCCGGATGCCTTCATCGCGCTCGATGAATTGTTCCATCAGACTTTGGCCGAGGCGGCCCACAAGACGGGAGCATGGGCCGTCGTGCAGAGCCAAAAAGCGCAGATGGATCGTGTCCGCTATCTCTCGTTGGTTGAGCATAATACCGCGAAATTGCTGGAACAGCACAATGCCATTGTTGCCGCGATTGCTGCCAACGATGGTGCGGCAGCAGAAGCCGCGATGCGGTCTCACTTACGCCGCATCCTTAAGGACCTGCCGCAGATCGCTCAAGAAAAGCCAGAACTATTTGAACCCGGGGGCGGTTAG
- a CDS encoding ABC transporter substrate-binding protein, whose amino-acid sequence MKKDIFKVLLLGLTVLGLTPLQSGQASAEGGQVLNIAHPVLQQNWSPLQGGGHAARWQSLSWAAPMYFDKDGKLTPYVLSSVESDDSYVNWALHVNPDAVWSDGSKITAEDVVGTWNLSARPATKHARVNLFLGGVEGFNDVVVGKAKDMTGLSVTDEATVSVKLASADPIFDQKIATALIAPVKISQAQDDNGNEKSDWWMPQNGVVVSGPFMPETMDLDQGILTLVPNPNFFGPKPKLEKITLTTVADASTATLMLKRGTMDAHTELITPTIIQDLGPDFLGGPALAKGQQFWINAKKPPMDDINVRKALIMSVNPEELALAAFPDGPFTAATQILNKVPGVDPDFKKYPYDPEAAKAALAASKYKDANRLPKIMFVGISTPTHEAAAQYIAEQWRKILGIQGIEMKPAIETYSGPDQKSVQIFRDDVGTRVPDAVSYLMGSIYSKSGNARNKLGGYKNDKIDALLEEASAKGVKDPDRIKLAQEAQRLFREDWTYIPYYYDVMSKWAMPWVMNFDKNDDWQVIEPWNVTIDEAKRP is encoded by the coding sequence ATGAAAAAGGATATTTTCAAAGTCCTTTTGCTCGGGCTTACCGTGCTCGGGCTGACACCGCTGCAAAGCGGCCAGGCATCGGCTGAAGGTGGCCAGGTGCTCAACATTGCCCATCCTGTTTTGCAGCAGAACTGGTCGCCCCTTCAGGGAGGAGGACATGCGGCACGCTGGCAATCGCTTAGCTGGGCTGCGCCAATGTATTTCGACAAGGACGGCAAGCTGACCCCTTACGTTCTTTCAAGCGTTGAGTCCGATGACAGCTATGTCAACTGGGCCTTGCACGTCAATCCCGATGCGGTCTGGTCTGATGGTTCCAAGATCACGGCCGAAGATGTGGTCGGCACATGGAACCTGTCTGCCCGCCCGGCAACCAAGCACGCCCGCGTCAACCTGTTCCTTGGTGGCGTTGAAGGCTTCAACGACGTGGTCGTCGGCAAAGCAAAAGACATGACCGGCCTGTCGGTCACCGATGAAGCAACTGTGAGTGTCAAGCTCGCAAGCGCCGATCCGATCTTTGACCAGAAAATCGCAACGGCGTTGATCGCACCGGTGAAGATCTCGCAGGCACAGGACGACAATGGCAATGAAAAGTCCGACTGGTGGATGCCTCAGAATGGCGTCGTTGTTTCCGGACCTTTCATGCCTGAAACCATGGATCTTGATCAGGGCATTCTGACCCTTGTACCGAACCCGAATTTCTTCGGTCCGAAACCAAAACTGGAAAAAATCACTCTGACCACCGTGGCTGACGCCAGCACAGCAACCCTGATGCTCAAACGCGGCACGATGGATGCACACACCGAGCTTATTACGCCTACGATCATTCAGGACCTTGGACCAGATTTCCTCGGAGGCCCGGCGCTCGCCAAAGGCCAGCAATTCTGGATCAACGCCAAAAAACCTCCGATGGACGACATCAATGTGCGCAAGGCATTGATCATGTCCGTCAATCCTGAAGAGCTTGCTCTTGCAGCTTTCCCGGACGGCCCCTTCACTGCGGCAACCCAGATCCTCAACAAGGTTCCCGGGGTAGATCCGGATTTCAAGAAATATCCATATGATCCTGAAGCTGCCAAGGCTGCCCTTGCTGCATCCAAATACAAGGATGCCAACCGTCTGCCAAAAATCATGTTTGTCGGTATTTCCACCCCGACCCATGAAGCCGCTGCCCAGTATATTGCCGAACAATGGCGCAAGATTCTTGGTATTCAGGGCATTGAAATGAAGCCTGCCATCGAAACCTACTCCGGTCCGGACCAGAAGAGCGTACAGATCTTCCGTGACGATGTCGGTACGCGCGTTCCTGATGCGGTTTCCTACCTGATGGGCTCGATCTATTCGAAGTCCGGTAACGCCCGCAACAAGCTGGGTGGTTACAAAAACGACAAGATTGATGCCCTGCTGGAAGAAGCATCTGCCAAGGGTGTGAAAGATCCCGATCGCATCAAACTTGCCCAGGAAGCACAGCGTCTCTTCCGTGAAGACTGGACCTACATTCCTTACTACTACGACGTCATGTCGAAATGGGCCATGCCATGGGTTATGAATTTCGACAAGAACGATGACTGGCAGGTCATCGAGCCATGGAATGTAACCATCGACGAAGCAAAACGTCCGTAA
- a CDS encoding TRAP transporter small permease, translating into MPGFLGKIEFFVGAVLLAVITFLVFIAAVMRFFGHPLIWSVDLAQLLFIWLCFVGATRAMRERVHLGVDFLVRLFPFAARRLIETALAFLFIAFLLVLAYEGYKLTMLNWQRVFGDSGLSYAWVTISVPAGSILLTISILSNTVLSWRSDKAAERLVFTRPKSADDTANQTEAVEG; encoded by the coding sequence ATGCCGGGGTTTCTTGGAAAAATCGAATTTTTTGTTGGTGCTGTGCTGCTGGCCGTGATCACATTTCTGGTCTTTATCGCGGCAGTCATGCGTTTCTTCGGACACCCGTTGATCTGGTCGGTGGATCTGGCGCAGTTGCTGTTCATCTGGCTCTGCTTTGTGGGGGCAACCCGGGCCATGCGCGAGCGGGTGCATTTGGGCGTCGACTTTCTGGTCCGCCTGTTTCCCTTTGCAGCGCGCCGCCTGATCGAAACAGCGCTGGCTTTCCTTTTCATCGCTTTTCTTCTGGTGCTGGCCTATGAGGGCTACAAGCTGACGATGCTCAACTGGCAGCGCGTATTCGGCGATTCCGGTCTCTCCTATGCATGGGTTACCATTTCGGTGCCAGCTGGTTCGATCCTGCTCACCATCTCCATTCTTTCCAACACGGTTCTTTCGTGGCGTTCGGATAAAGCTGCGGAACGGCTTGTCTTCACCCGCCCCAAAAGCGCCGATGACACAGCCAACCAGACAGAAGCCGTGGAGGGCTGA
- a CDS encoding TRAP transporter large permease gives MGLIALIFAILMILGAPVAFAIGISGFVFFLTSDIMPISIGVQKIATVSQSFPLLAVPFFVLAGHLMNESDITDRLFRFSKATLGWMSGGLALVSIFLSTLMGGVSGSAVADAAMEARVLGPQMLANRYSKGYTASVIALSSLITATIPPSIGLILYGYVGQVSIGRLFLAGVVPGLLMMLFLMVAAFVIAKRRNYVIEAAEKPTLGEVGRAAWDAKWALLFPILLIISIRGGIFTPSEVGAFAVVYAILIGSFAHRVMTFDSIKRAFGHALSDIGMIMLIILMSGMIGFAIIFMQVPQSVAGFLLNSLSEPHLVVGVILIFLLISGLFFESTILVLLLTPIFVPVIKSAGVDPVHFGILMMTIVTFGSMTPPVGVAMFTVCSLLDTPIEEYVKESLPFMLAILCLVLLLLFVPELVLFLPNWAFG, from the coding sequence ATGGGACTGATCGCACTTATCTTCGCAATTCTCATGATACTGGGCGCTCCGGTGGCCTTTGCCATCGGGATCTCCGGCTTCGTCTTCTTCCTCACATCAGACATCATGCCGATCTCCATCGGCGTGCAAAAGATTGCCACGGTGTCTCAGAGCTTCCCGCTTCTGGCCGTTCCCTTCTTCGTGCTGGCCGGACACCTGATGAATGAAAGCGACATCACCGATCGCCTGTTCCGCTTTTCCAAGGCAACGCTGGGCTGGATGTCGGGAGGTTTGGCTCTGGTGTCCATCTTTCTGTCGACACTAATGGGGGGTGTTTCCGGCTCGGCTGTGGCAGATGCAGCCATGGAGGCGCGGGTGCTTGGACCGCAAATGCTGGCCAATCGCTATTCCAAGGGCTACACGGCGTCAGTCATCGCGCTTTCTTCTCTGATCACGGCAACCATCCCGCCCTCCATCGGGCTCATTCTCTATGGTTATGTGGGGCAGGTTTCCATTGGCCGGTTGTTTCTGGCCGGGGTGGTTCCGGGGCTTTTGATGATGCTGTTCCTGATGGTTGCCGCTTTCGTCATCGCCAAACGGCGCAACTATGTGATTGAAGCAGCCGAGAAGCCGACCCTTGGCGAAGTGGGCCGGGCGGCATGGGACGCCAAATGGGCGCTGCTGTTCCCCATACTGCTGATCATCTCCATCCGTGGTGGCATCTTCACGCCGTCTGAAGTGGGCGCTTTCGCCGTGGTCTATGCCATTCTGATCGGCAGCTTTGCCCATCGGGTGATGACATTCGATTCCATCAAGCGCGCTTTCGGCCATGCGCTTTCCGATATAGGCATGATCATGCTGATCATCCTGATGAGTGGCATGATCGGCTTTGCCATCATTTTCATGCAGGTGCCCCAGAGCGTGGCAGGTTTCCTGCTCAATTCGCTCAGTGAACCACATCTGGTGGTCGGGGTCATCCTGATCTTCCTCCTGATCTCGGGGCTGTTCTTCGAGAGCACCATTCTGGTGTTGCTGCTCACGCCGATCTTTGTGCCGGTTATCAAGAGTGCCGGAGTGGACCCAGTGCATTTTGGCATCCTGATGATGACGATCGTGACCTTCGGTTCCATGACGCCGCCGGTCGGAGTGGCCATGTTCACCGTCTGTAGCCTTCTAGACACGCCAATCGAGGAGTATGTGAAAGAAAGTCTGCCTTTCATGCTGGCCATCCTGTGCCTTGTTCTGTTACTCCTGTTTGTACCCGAGCTGGTACTCTTCTTGCCCAACTGGGCATTTGGTTAG
- the uxuA gene encoding mannonate dehydratase: MRQTWRWFGPQDRVGIEDMLQAGVEGVVSALHHIPTGDIWSPEEIAARQQLIARKKDGTPSGLAWEVVESLPVSEDIKQQKGNWRTHIENYKQSMQHLADAGIKIICYNFMPVLDWTRTDLTYRLSSGATCMRFDLIDFAAFDLFILERAGAHEDFPADVIEEAKGRFERLDDAGRELLAGSIIYGLPGDAEAPSMANVRANLAQYDNISQEQLRSHFVAFLEEVAPVAQTLGMRLCCHPDDPPFGLLGLPRIMSTEADYQYMMDAVDIPANGITLCSGSLGARPDNDLPGMMKRLGDRVHFLHLRNVALESDAIMGSFYESEHLGGHVNMVALMQAALDEEARRKGEGRDDWSIPMRPDHGLDILDDQKRKAQPGYPAIGRLKGLAELRGIMAVLSSR; encoded by the coding sequence ATGCGTCAGACGTGGCGGTGGTTCGGTCCTCAGGATCGGGTTGGAATTGAGGACATGCTTCAGGCCGGTGTGGAAGGGGTTGTCAGCGCTCTTCATCACATTCCAACCGGAGACATCTGGAGCCCGGAAGAAATTGCGGCGCGCCAACAGCTCATCGCTCGAAAAAAGGATGGCACGCCTTCCGGTCTGGCCTGGGAAGTTGTTGAAAGCCTGCCGGTTTCTGAAGACATCAAGCAGCAGAAGGGCAACTGGCGCACTCATATTGAAAATTACAAACAGAGCATGCAGCATCTGGCCGACGCCGGTATCAAGATCATTTGCTATAATTTCATGCCGGTGTTGGATTGGACGCGAACGGATCTGACCTATCGGCTGTCGAGCGGCGCCACCTGCATGCGGTTCGACCTGATCGACTTTGCTGCCTTTGATCTGTTCATTCTGGAACGGGCAGGGGCGCACGAAGATTTCCCCGCCGATGTGATCGAAGAAGCCAAGGGCCGCTTCGAGCGCCTTGATGATGCCGGGCGCGAGCTGTTGGCGGGCTCAATCATCTACGGCCTACCCGGAGATGCCGAGGCACCTTCCATGGCAAATGTGCGGGCCAACCTAGCCCAGTATGACAATATCTCCCAGGAGCAACTACGAAGCCATTTTGTTGCCTTTCTGGAAGAAGTGGCTCCAGTGGCCCAAACCCTTGGTATGCGCCTTTGCTGCCACCCGGATGATCCTCCGTTCGGACTTCTGGGCCTGCCACGCATCATGTCCACTGAGGCAGACTACCAATATATGATGGATGCCGTCGATATTCCTGCCAATGGCATCACGCTTTGCTCCGGCTCACTGGGGGCGCGCCCGGATAATGATTTGCCCGGCATGATGAAACGCCTTGGAGATCGGGTTCATTTCCTGCATTTGCGCAACGTGGCTCTGGAAAGTGACGCGATCATGGGCTCCTTTTATGAATCGGAGCATCTGGGCGGACATGTGAACATGGTTGCCCTCATGCAAGCGGCGCTGGATGAAGAGGCAAGACGCAAGGGGGAAGGCCGTGATGACTGGTCGATTCCCATGCGGCCCGACCATGGCCTCGATATTCTTGATGACCAGAAGCGCAAGGCGCAGCCGGGCTATCCTGCCATTGGGCGTCTGAAGGGGCTCGCAGAACTGCGTGGTATCATGGCGGTTCTTTCGTCTCGTTGA
- a CDS encoding mannitol dehydrogenase family protein: MTSDIFDAAKETVRRPAYDRDALKVRMCHIGFGAFHRAHQAVYTDQLIGAGGTDWAYREIELMGPTDLLDGLAERDYLYTVVENGAEEQDARIVGSVIDHRHMAQVGPEGIVEAISEDGIELVSITVTEKGYTLAANGGLDFDNPMVKADLESPHAPKTVVGTLVAGLAKRREAGKPPFTILSCDNLPSNGHMTKRAVLDFARAVDTDLAAWIETEARFPSTMVDRIVPAMTEESHQIPADCIGYSDPAGILCEPFRQWVIEDDFVSGRPDWDQAGATFTRNVLPYENMKLRMLNGSHSFLAYLGYLGGYETIADTMGDAAYKAAAHALMMDEQAPTLEAPQGVDLGAYADALIGRYCNPNIRHRTWQIAMDGSQKLPQRALESIAHHLKAGTPYPRLALLVAGWMIYVSGIDLEGQPIDVRDPLAEKLKELAQGDSIEIIVSNLMQQSGVFPAELALSAALKISLEEAYRAIKEKGVKEAVAALA, encoded by the coding sequence ATGACTTCCGACATTTTCGACGCAGCAAAAGAAACCGTAAGGCGCCCCGCCTATGATCGCGATGCCCTCAAGGTGCGCATGTGCCATATTGGCTTTGGCGCGTTTCATCGGGCCCATCAGGCCGTCTATACCGATCAATTGATCGGAGCGGGCGGAACAGATTGGGCCTATCGCGAAATCGAACTTATGGGACCGACTGACCTGCTGGATGGTCTGGCAGAGCGCGACTATCTCTACACCGTGGTTGAAAATGGCGCCGAAGAGCAGGACGCCCGCATCGTCGGCTCCGTGATTGACCATCGCCACATGGCACAGGTGGGGCCGGAAGGCATTGTGGAGGCCATTTCCGAGGATGGCATCGAACTGGTTTCCATCACCGTGACGGAAAAAGGCTACACGTTGGCAGCCAATGGCGGGCTTGATTTTGACAATCCGATGGTGAAGGCCGATCTGGAAAGCCCCCACGCTCCCAAGACGGTGGTCGGCACGCTGGTTGCCGGTCTTGCCAAGCGTCGCGAGGCGGGCAAGCCGCCTTTCACCATTCTCTCATGCGACAACCTGCCTTCCAATGGTCATATGACCAAACGCGCCGTGCTGGACTTTGCCCGCGCGGTGGATACGGATCTGGCAGCATGGATCGAAACCGAAGCACGCTTCCCCTCCACCATGGTCGACCGCATCGTGCCAGCCATGACCGAAGAAAGCCATCAGATCCCGGCCGATTGCATCGGCTATTCCGATCCGGCGGGGATTCTCTGCGAGCCCTTCCGTCAGTGGGTGATCGAGGATGACTTCGTCTCGGGGCGTCCGGACTGGGATCAGGCCGGAGCCACTTTCACCCGCAATGTGTTGCCTTATGAAAATATGAAATTGCGGATGCTGAACGGCTCCCACTCCTTCCTTGCATATCTTGGCTATCTGGGCGGATATGAAACCATCGCCGATACCATGGGCGATGCCGCCTACAAGGCGGCGGCCCATGCCTTGATGATGGATGAGCAGGCCCCGACGCTTGAAGCGCCGCAAGGGGTCGACCTTGGTGCCTATGCCGATGCCCTGATCGGGCGCTATTGCAATCCGAATATTCGTCACCGCACATGGCAAATCGCCATGGATGGCAGCCAGAAGCTCCCCCAACGCGCGCTGGAATCCATTGCCCATCACCTCAAGGCTGGCACCCCCTACCCTCGGCTCGCCCTGCTGGTGGCTGGCTGGATGATCTATGTGAGCGGTATTGATCTGGAAGGGCAGCCGATTGATGTACGCGATCCGCTCGCCGAAAAGCTCAAAGAGCTGGCACAAGGGGACAGCATAGAAATCATCGTTTCCAACCTCATGCAGCAGTCAGGCGTCTTCCCTGCAGAGCTGGCGCTGAGCGCCGCGCTCAAGATTTCACTGGAAGAGGCCTATAGAGCTATCAAGGAGAAGGGCGTCAAAGAAGCGGTTGCAGCACTCGCCTGA
- a CDS encoding sigma 54-interacting transcriptional regulator: MVIAFIAPFEQIRIKAQSIIDTSNYPAKAYLGDLHQGVKAAKRALDEGAKIIISRGGTARLIRRSLNVEVIEVEASMQRTLAFVYKETTETTRVGIVGFAPLINLVSPVCTILSRNYRSFELREKESFQERMDMLVQWKPDVVIGDAVAFQWAKSKGLNAYLIESSMETIVDAFERAMLVYKNLNRYFLAEKKLEAVLDCTRDGAVLVNSEGRIEEINKQGSTILAHPRDELLGANIAGFFNTPELSKALRKKAHARNMIVTCHDDKLALDHIPVSSEKLSDNASVILFQPVQKIQDAGNLIRKKLSESGFYAKYTFEHIIYHCQEMKRLVEMAQLYSRTASNIMIVGETGTGKELFAQSIHNAGALSNGPFVAVNCAALPGNLLESELFGYAPGAFTGASRSGKIGLFELAHEGALFLDELTEMDVFLQAKLLRALQTGEIMRIGDNKVIPIKVRIIAATNKNPLEAIRAGRLRADLFYRLNVLDLKIPPLRDRKGDPELLFTRFLEKACHQQSIPVPPLSGKLLKELRHHSWPGNVRELENCAEKFATLQSLHDFDTPLLSSETHHMGRISSVETGSDKLLEGATLDDMIAAKVNQIFKQENCNISKTAQRLSIDRNTVKRWLGKESKPQGLMPH; encoded by the coding sequence ATGGTTATTGCGTTTATCGCGCCTTTTGAGCAGATCCGCATCAAGGCGCAGAGCATCATCGATACATCCAATTACCCGGCCAAAGCCTATCTGGGCGATCTGCATCAGGGCGTGAAAGCGGCCAAACGGGCTCTGGACGAGGGCGCCAAAATCATCATCAGTCGCGGCGGCACCGCGCGTCTGATCCGCCGCTCTCTCAATGTGGAGGTGATTGAGGTGGAGGCCTCCATGCAGCGCACGCTGGCCTTCGTCTATAAGGAAACGACAGAGACGACGCGGGTCGGCATTGTTGGCTTTGCTCCCCTCATCAACCTCGTCTCACCGGTCTGCACCATCCTGTCGCGCAACTATCGCTCTTTCGAACTCCGCGAGAAGGAGAGCTTTCAGGAGCGGATGGATATGCTGGTGCAATGGAAGCCGGATGTGGTGATCGGCGACGCGGTTGCCTTCCAGTGGGCAAAATCCAAGGGGCTTAACGCCTATCTGATCGAATCCAGCATGGAAACCATCGTTGATGCCTTTGAACGCGCCATGCTGGTTTACAAAAATCTGAACCGCTATTTTCTGGCCGAGAAGAAGCTTGAGGCCGTACTTGATTGCACACGAGATGGTGCGGTTCTGGTCAACAGTGAAGGCCGGATCGAGGAGATCAACAAGCAAGGCAGTACCATTCTGGCCCACCCGCGCGACGAACTGCTCGGGGCCAATATTGCGGGCTTTTTCAATACGCCGGAACTGAGCAAAGCCCTGCGCAAAAAGGCCCATGCCCGAAACATGATCGTCACCTGCCATGACGACAAGCTGGCGCTGGATCATATCCCCGTCTCATCGGAGAAGCTTTCTGACAATGCCTCGGTCATTCTCTTCCAGCCGGTGCAGAAAATTCAGGATGCTGGCAATCTGATCCGCAAGAAATTGAGCGAGAGCGGCTTTTACGCCAAATATACATTTGAGCATATCATCTACCATTGTCAGGAGATGAAGCGTCTCGTGGAGATGGCCCAGCTTTACAGCCGCACCGCCAGCAACATCATGATTGTGGGGGAAACAGGAACCGGCAAAGAGCTGTTTGCCCAGTCGATCCATAATGCGGGGGCGCTGTCAAACGGCCCCTTCGTGGCCGTGAACTGCGCCGCATTGCCCGGCAATCTTTTGGAAAGCGAGTTGTTCGGCTATGCGCCGGGGGCCTTCACCGGTGCGTCCCGATCAGGCAAGATCGGCCTCTTCGAGCTGGCCCATGAAGGCGCGCTTTTCCTTGATGAATTGACCGAAATGGATGTCTTCCTGCAGGCCAAGCTGTTGCGCGCTTTGCAAACGGGCGAAATCATGCGGATCGGCGACAACAAGGTCATCCCGATCAAGGTGCGCATCATTGCCGCAACCAACAAGAACCCGCTTGAAGCCATCAGGGCGGGCCGGTTGCGGGCCGATTTATTCTACCGCCTCAATGTGCTGGATCTCAAGATTCCCCCTTTACGCGACCGCAAGGGTGACCCGGAACTGCTATTTACCCGTTTTCTGGAAAAGGCCTGCCACCAGCAGTCCATTCCGGTGCCGCCGCTGTCTGGCAAATTGCTCAAGGAATTGCGACATCATAGCTGGCCGGGCAATGTGCGCGAGCTTGAGAATTGCGCCGAAAAATTTGCCACGCTACAAAGCCTGCATGATTTCGACACGCCGCTCCTCTCCTCGGAAACCCATCATATGGGTCGGATATCAAGCGTTGAGACAGGATCAGACAAACTGCTTGAGGGGGCCACTCTTGACGACATGATCGCCGCCAAGGTGAACCAGATCTTCAAGCAGGAAAATTGCAATATCAGCAAAACGGCGCAGCGGCTTTCGATTGACCGAAACACCGTCAAACGCTGGCTTGGCAAGGAAAGCAAGCCGCAAGGCCTCATGCCCCATTAG
- a CDS encoding 3-hydroxy-D-aspartate aldolase BhcC, whose protein sequence is MKEADIQTPCLVLDLDALERNIAKMGAYIKAHGMRHRLHGKMHKSVDIALLQMEMGGACGVCCQKVSEAEVFARGGISDVLISNQVRDPHKIDRLASLPKLGARTIVCVDALENVDELSEAARAHETEIECLVEVDCGAGRCGVSTPQEVLILAKAINKAYGLKFSGLQAYQGSMQHLPAYADRKAKIDAAVLLVKDCLALLDEEGLACDIVGGGGTGSYYFESTSGVYNELQCGSYAFMDADYGRILDEDGKRIDEDEWENALFLLTSVMSHVKADRAIVDAGLKVQSVDSGLPVVYGRDDVTYLECSDEHGTIADPDGVLKINEKLRLVPGHCDPTCNIHDYYVGVRKGVVECLWPVSARGKAY, encoded by the coding sequence ATGAAGGAAGCCGATATTCAGACCCCGTGTCTTGTTCTTGATCTTGATGCATTGGAACGGAACATTGCCAAGATGGGAGCCTATATCAAGGCCCATGGCATGCGCCACCGCTTGCATGGCAAGATGCATAAATCAGTCGATATCGCTCTGCTGCAAATGGAAATGGGCGGCGCCTGTGGCGTCTGTTGCCAGAAGGTTTCCGAGGCGGAAGTCTTTGCTCGTGGCGGCATTTCCGATGTTCTCATCTCCAATCAGGTGCGCGACCCGCACAAGATAGACCGCCTCGCCAGCCTGCCCAAATTGGGTGCTCGCACCATTGTATGCGTTGATGCTCTGGAAAATGTGGACGAACTTTCCGAAGCCGCACGCGCCCATGAAACAGAAATCGAATGTCTGGTCGAGGTGGATTGCGGGGCAGGACGCTGTGGTGTCTCAACCCCTCAGGAAGTCCTTATATTGGCCAAGGCCATCAACAAGGCCTATGGGCTCAAATTCTCCGGTCTGCAGGCCTATCAGGGTTCCATGCAGCATCTGCCTGCCTATGCGGATCGCAAGGCCAAGATCGATGCTGCCGTTCTTCTGGTCAAGGACTGTCTGGCGCTGCTGGACGAAGAAGGGCTGGCCTGTGATATCGTCGGCGGCGGTGGAACTGGCTCCTACTATTTCGAATCCACTTCCGGTGTCTATAACGAGCTGCAATGCGGCTCCTATGCCTTCATGGATGCGGATTATGGGCGCATTCTCGATGAGGATGGCAAGCGCATCGATGAGGACGAATGGGAGAATGCCCTATTCCTGCTGACTTCCGTGATGAGCCATGTGAAGGCAGACCGTGCCATCGTGGACGCGGGCCTTAAGGTACAGTCTGTCGATAGCGGCCTGCCGGTCGTTTATGGCCGGGATGATGTGACCTATCTGGAATGCTCCGATGAGCACGGCACCATTGCCGATCCTGACGGGGTTTTGAAAATCAACGAAAAGCTGCGCCTTGTGCCGGGCCATTGCGATCCGACCTGCAATATCCATGACTATTATGTTGGCGTGCGCAAAGGGGTGGTCGAATGCCTCTGGCCGGTGTCTGCCCGTGGCAAAGCCTACTAG